From the Ferrigenium kumadai genome, one window contains:
- a CDS encoding c-type cytochrome yields MNSSLTELEIGRRIYQEGVLPSGAPLHGVRMAGSVVSGTEAACVNCHRRSGMGGVEGDIQVSPINGRFLFAQLGDKALATMDPRVGKRMNQAHAPYNDESLGTAIRRGINNSGREMSAVMPRYTLDEPEMKALTAYLSQLSGQWSPGVTAETIRFATVIAPDVEPERRKVLIDMMRTAFNQKNGSTVTASNPRGRRHMTSAAEFVLGTERKWELDIWELQGPPESWGGQLDELYRQQPVFALVSGVSNSTWQPVHDFCEREKVPCWFPSVDLPPVTQAFYPVYFSRGVALEAGVLARHLTDKGRQRPQRLVQIYRDDTVGRAAASALTQALAGSGIAVEDRVLSEGSSEALRNVMAGIGPKDKVMFWLRPVDMSALGNEPPPAASYFSAVLSGGEQGPFSAAWKRSARLVYPYELPDKRQTNLAYFHQWLEMRKLALVDEPLQSEVFFALNFLTDMVAEMLDNLYRDYLMERAETMISKYEGGKAEEQARARDALRPAARSMAVAQAGMDEKAQSGSRSGTTIYPRLSLGPTQRFASKGGYIVRFASPSSDALVAESGWIVP; encoded by the coding sequence ATGAATTCGTCCCTTACAGAGCTGGAAATCGGGCGGCGCATCTACCAGGAGGGCGTATTGCCATCCGGTGCGCCGCTGCATGGCGTGCGCATGGCGGGCAGCGTGGTCTCGGGTACCGAGGCAGCCTGCGTGAACTGTCACCGGCGCAGCGGCATGGGCGGCGTCGAGGGCGATATCCAGGTATCTCCCATCAACGGTCGTTTCCTGTTTGCGCAGCTTGGCGACAAAGCCTTGGCGACGATGGATCCCCGCGTTGGCAAGCGGATGAACCAGGCTCACGCGCCTTACAACGACGAGTCGCTGGGTACCGCCATCCGCCGCGGGATAAACAACAGCGGACGCGAGATGAGCGCCGTCATGCCTCGCTATACCCTGGATGAACCGGAGATGAAGGCGCTCACCGCCTATCTCAGTCAGTTGTCGGGCCAATGGTCGCCCGGCGTGACCGCCGAGACCATCCGCTTTGCCACCGTCATCGCTCCGGACGTGGAGCCGGAACGGCGCAAGGTGCTGATCGACATGATGCGCACCGCCTTCAACCAGAAGAACGGCAGCACGGTAACGGCCAGCAACCCGCGAGGCAGACGGCACATGACCTCGGCGGCAGAATTCGTACTGGGTACCGAGCGCAAATGGGAGTTGGATATATGGGAACTGCAGGGGCCGCCGGAGAGCTGGGGCGGACAACTCGATGAGCTTTACCGACAACAGCCGGTATTCGCCTTGGTATCGGGTGTATCGAATTCAACCTGGCAACCGGTGCACGACTTTTGCGAGCGCGAGAAGGTGCCGTGCTGGTTCCCCAGCGTCGATCTGCCTCCTGTGACGCAGGCGTTCTATCCGGTCTATTTTTCACGCGGAGTGGCCCTCGAGGCCGGTGTGCTGGCCAGACACTTGACGGATAAGGGACGTCAGCGGCCACAGCGGCTGGTGCAGATATACCGTGACGACACCGTTGGTCGAGCTGCCGCATCGGCGCTGACGCAAGCGCTGGCGGGCTCGGGAATCGCGGTGGAGGATCGCGTTCTGTCCGAGGGTTCTTCAGAGGCATTGCGCAACGTGATGGCGGGTATCGGCCCGAAGGACAAGGTCATGTTCTGGCTGCGTCCTGTCGATATGAGTGCGCTGGGAAATGAGCCCCCCCCGGCGGCATCCTATTTTTCCGCAGTGCTTTCCGGCGGCGAGCAGGGGCCGTTCTCCGCCGCATGGAAGCGGAGTGCGCGGCTGGTGTATCCCTATGAACTGCCGGACAAGCGCCAAACCAATCTGGCCTATTTCCACCAGTGGCTCGAGATGCGCAAACTGGCGCTGGTGGATGAGCCGCTCCAGTCGGAAGTTTTCTTTGCGCTGAATTTCCTGACCGACATGGTGGCGGAGATGCTGGACAATTTGTATCGCGATTACCTGATGGAACGGGCCGAGACCATGATCAGCAAGTACGAAGGCGGCAAGGCTGAGGAACAGGCGCGGGCGCGAGACGCGTTGAGACCGGCGGCCAGAAGCATGGCCGTCGCGCAAGCTGGTATGGATGAAAAGGCGCAAAGCGGAAGCAGGTCCGGCACCACTATTTATCCGCGCCTGAGCCTGGGGCCCACTCAGCGCTTCGCATCCAAGGGCGGTTATATCGTGCGCTTCGCTTCACCTTCCAGCGATGCGCTCGTGGCGGAGTCCGGCTGGATCGTTCCCTGA
- a CDS encoding FKBP-type peptidyl-prolyl cis-trans isomerase — translation MTMLKWMMVLGFGFCMAQANAEEAQVLKTQRDIQSYGIGVNIAKSFKRDDVDIDMDLLVKGMKDVMAGEKLLMPERDMRRAMNSLQGDLRQKAAARHRIAAEDNRKKGEAFLAENKTRKGVVTLASGVQYKIIKAGDGRKPMDSDMVECNYRGTLLDGTEFDTTDPGKPATLKVSQLIDGWKEALKLMPAGSKWQIFIPSQLAYGPRGVGSDIGPNETLVFEVELLSVK, via the coding sequence ATGACGATGTTGAAATGGATGATGGTTTTGGGCTTTGGTTTCTGTATGGCGCAGGCGAATGCCGAAGAGGCGCAGGTTCTCAAGACTCAGCGCGACATACAGAGTTACGGCATCGGGGTGAACATCGCGAAGAGCTTCAAAAGAGACGACGTCGATATCGACATGGACCTGCTGGTAAAGGGCATGAAGGACGTGATGGCGGGCGAAAAACTGCTGATGCCAGAGCGGGATATGCGTAGGGCAATGAATTCGCTCCAGGGCGACCTGAGGCAAAAGGCGGCAGCAAGGCATCGGATCGCGGCCGAGGACAACAGGAAGAAAGGCGAGGCTTTCCTGGCCGAGAACAAGACCAGGAAAGGCGTGGTGACGCTGGCCAGCGGGGTGCAATACAAGATCATCAAGGCGGGGGATGGCAGGAAGCCGATGGATTCCGATATGGTGGAATGCAACTACCGCGGTACGCTGCTGGACGGCACCGAGTTCGATACCACCGACCCCGGCAAACCCGCGACACTCAAGGTCTCTCAGTTGATCGATGGGTGGAAGGAGGCACTGAAGCTGATGCCTGCGGGATCGAAATGGCAGATATTTATTCCTTCACAGCTTGCCTACGGGCCGCGCGGCGTGGGCAGCGACATCGGGCCGAACGAGACGCTGGTCTTCGAAGTGGAGCTCCTCTCCGTCAAGTAA